The sequence CGAAAGACCGGTGGCTGTACCGCTTCCGAGCGTGGCACCAACAAATAAATGAGAATTATCAGCTGTAAGGCAGGGGAAAGTATGGTGGTTGCTAATACCAGAAAAGCCACCAGCGACATGCCTTCAGCATACAACGCCAGCACCGCGCCGAATAGCGTTGTCTGATTAGTGAGGCCCTGCAGCTCAATCTCTACAATCGGAAAGGCATTGGCAATAATGAATACAATCAGGCCAGCTACTGCCAGCGGCAAGATGCGTGCGCGTGCGCGTGAGAAATCACGACCTAGTTCGGTGCCGCAACGCACGCAAACAGCAATTTCGCGGTGATGCAGTGAGCGCTTCTGATAAATAGCGTCACATCCTTCGCAAGCGATCAGATCGGGGAGTTCGCGCATGGTAGACCCGGGGCGTCGTTGAATGTTAATAGGCCGAAATCAATTGGGTGAAATGAATACTGTAAAAAATAGGATGGAAAACGTGGGTACGCAGAAACGTTAAAGAATAATTGTTCGCTTGTTACATTTCGGAACGATGGCGAAGTATCGTTCCGGTGTAATGGATTAGCGGGAAAAAGCGATCATGATGCGTGTTTTTCATTTTGCCTTGGTTTCGATTATTTATTCCGGGGTAACGTTCCATTTAGAAATAACTTTACCGCGCTTTCGATATGCTGGTCTAGCTCAGTTTGTTCAATTCGATGCATTAAGCCAAACAAGGCATGGTGAAGTGGGGCAGAAGTCACCATGCTGATAAATAATCGTGCAGCCATGATGGGATCTTCTATTCGCAATGTTCCTCGGTCTACCTGCGCCCGGAGATAACCGGCAACTAACGATTCGGTGTGCATGGGACCGGCCTTGCAGACATTTTCTGCCAGGTCGGGAGTGCGCGCGACTTCTGCTAATCCAAGCCGATATAGCCTGATGGCGTCGGTAGAAATAACGCGAGTGACAATGACGGTGCCGAGTTTGGTCAACGCGGCTTCGGGGGTGCAGGTGTCAAGCACACCATCTTCAATCACCTTGGTGAGCTCATTCACTACTAATCGTTTTACTGTTGCTACCAACAGTGCGGACTTGTTAGCGAAAGTTTCGTAAATGGTGCGTGTGGACACGCCAGCGGCGCGTGCAATCTGAGCAATGCTCGCCAGTCCGTATCCCTCCTTCAAAAACACAGTTGTCGCTGCATCCAGGAGGAGGTCAAGGCGTTCGGCCTCCGTACCTGAGCGCGGTCGGCCCAGGCGGGGCTTTTTAGTATTTTCTTCGGCACTAGAAATGCTGACTTCCCCGACAACTGCCGCGATCGTTTTTTGCTTCACTGTTTGTCTGATTTTGGGTGCCGTAATTTTCATGGATAAATAAAACGTTTGGTTTTTTTAATTCATGCTACATTAACACACTTCATTTTTATAATTGCGGATGGCGCGATAGTACGGTGTATTAATGCCGCGCAGCTGAGCGAGTGAAGCAGCGATATGTTAAATAATCGACATCCGTTATTTCCATGCGTCACTTGGTTTGCAGAGTGACAGTGCGGCTCTTCTGTCTGAGAACAAATTAGGTAAAATCGCCGGTATTCCGTTATTCGAAGCATGCCTTTAATGATGCGGTGGCGGCCCAACGGCAATTAAGTCGGATACTAAGTCGGATACTAAGTCGGATAAGAACCATGATATCTATTAAGACACCAGACAAAACGCGCGAACTGCCAGTTGAGGTCAACCAATCCATTATCGGACAGCGTGGCCGAATGGACCAAGCACCTTCTTTGCTCAGGCACGGACTACACGGACTACACGCACTACACGCAAGATACGTACAACACGTACAACACGCACGACGCCTATATTTAAGCCTTGCAATTGGCTTCTTGCTCTCAGGTTGCGCGGTTGGTCCTGACTTCAAAACTCCCGATGCTCCTGCGGCTGGTGACAACTACACGCCGGCACCGCTACCGTTGCAAACCGACGCCTCGCCCGGGCCAGCTGGCCTGGCACAGCATTTTGCTGCCGGGCAGGATATTCCGGCGCAGTGGTGGTCTTTATTTCAGTCGGTCGCCTTGGATCAACTGATTCGTGATGCGCTTAAGCGCAGCCCCAATATGGCTTCCGCCCAAGCTTCTTTGCGGCAAGCGCAGGAAAACCTGCGCGCTCAGACGGGAAGCCTGCTCTTGCCGAGTGTCTCCGGTCAGCTAGGCATCACTCGTGAGAAAGCTAGTCCGCTGAACGCTGTCGGTAACGGGGTGTTTAATTTGTATAACGCTTCGGTGAACGTTTCTTACACCCTAGATGTGTTCGGCGCAAATCGTCGTCAGCTTGAAGGGTTGAAGGCCACTCTTGACTACCAGCAGTTTCAGGTGGAAGCCACTTATTTAACACTGACATCAAATCTGGTGACCACCGCGATTCAGGAGTCATCATTGCGTGCACAACTGCAGGCAACGCACGAGATACTGAAAGCCCAGGAGCAGCAGTTAGATGTCATCGAAAAACAATTCAGTTTTGGTGCCATTCCACGTTCTACGATTTTGCTTCAGCGTAATACGGTGGCGCAAACGCGTGCAACCATACCACCGCTGGAAAAAAACTTGGCTCTAACGCGTAATCAGTTAGCCGTCTACGCTGGCCGATTGCCGAGCGAACCGGGCTTGCCTGAATTTGATCTGGCGTCGCTAAAGTTGCCGCAAGACTTACCGGTCTCATTGCCATCGGCATTGGTGCGCCAGCGGCCCGACATCCGTGCGAGTGAATCCTTGCTGCATCAGGCCAGCGCTCAGGTCGGGGTTGCTACTGCGAATCTTTATCCGCAGATCAATCTCACCGGCAGTTACGGTCCGGTCGCTACCGAGTTTCCTAAGCTATTCACCAGTGGCGCAGCTATCTGGAGCCTTGCGGCGGGATTGACCCAGCCGATTTTCAACGGTGGTGCTCTGACCGCCAAGAGACGTGCGGCCATCGCCGCTTACGATGTGGCCGCGGCGAATTATCGGGGAACTGTATTGACGGCATTTCAAAATGTTGCGGATACCTTACGGGCGCTGGATTCTGACGCCTCTACGCTTAAGCAACAAGCTGAAGTCGAGTCGCTATCGCGTGAGTCGCTGGACCTGAGCACCCAACAGTTCAAGCTTGGCGCGATTAGCTATCTTACGCTCCTTGACGCGCAACGCACCTATCAGCAGGCCAGAGTCGGATTGGTGCAAGCACAAGCGGCGCGCTACGCAGATAGTGCTGCGTTGTTCCAGGCGCTGGGCGGCGGTTGGTGGAATCGCCCCACATTGGCAGCCGCATCGACCGGCGTGACGTTGCCAGTGTCAGACTCAAGCCTGGGCACAGCGCAAACCCGGTAAAGATTGAAGGTTCGGCCCGTTTTATCCTGCACGCTATAGCCTTATAAAAGACCACAAAATAACATCTGAATTCAGAATGCTAAAGGGATGTACCCATGACTAAACGCATGCTAATTATGCTCGGAGCGGTGGTCGTTTTGATCGCTCTGCTGGCTCTAGGATTTTTTCTGCATATCAAAAAATTGATTGCCAGTGCGCCGAAGCAGGGCGCGCAGACGATATCGGCGACGACCATCAAAAAGGTCGAATGGCAGCCGCACTTATCGTCGGTAGGTACGATGGTAGCCGTGCGGGGCGTTGATGTCACCACCGAAATCGCGGGTCTGGTGCGGACGATTAACTTCAAGTCTGGCGACGACGTCAAAGCTGGCCAATTGCTGGTGCAACTCAACGCCGATTCCGACATCGCGCAATTGCGTTCGCTGGAAGCCAATGCTGAACTGTCAGCCTCAGTACTGGCACGTGACAAACAACAATTTGCGGTGCAGGCGATTAGTCAGGCGCAGATCGATAGTGATCAGGCCGACCTGAAAAGCAAGCGCGCCCTGGCGGCGCAGCAGTCTGCCACGGTCGACAAGAAAACCATCCGCGCACCATTCGCAGGGAAATTGGGTATCACCACCGTCAATCCCGGGCAATATCTCAATCCTGGCGACAAGATTGTGACCTTGCAAACGATCGATCCAATTTATGTAGATTTCTTTATTCCGCAAAAGCAATTAGGCGGGTTGCTGGTTGGACAGGTATTGAATCTGACGAATGACGCTTACGCTAATACGGCCTTTGCCGGCAAAGTCACTGCCATCAGTTCAAAGGTTGATCCGGCAACGCGTAATGTACAAGTCGAGGCCACTGTGGCAAACACCAAACGCCAGCTATTGCCAGGCATGTTTGCGAATGTCAACGTTGAAGTCGGTGGCAAGAAAATGTACTTGACGCTACCGCAAACCGCGATCACCTATAACCCGTATGGTTCTACTGTATTTGTGATTAAGCCAGCGGAAAAGAAACCGGCTTCCAAGGATTCTTCCGCAGCTTCTAATCCGCCCAATGCCCCTAAAGAAGGCGATCTGGTCGTCCAGCAAGTCTTTGTGACAACTGGCGAAACCCGCGGTGATCAAGTTGCGGTGCTCACCGGCCTGGAGGAAGGCCAGCGTGTGGTGACCAGCGGACAACTAAAGCTGAAGAACGGCACCGCTGTAGTGATCAACAATACGGTCCAGCCACTCGACAATCCGAGCCCGACCCCGCAGGAACACTGAGTTACCAAGGCGCCTACTCATGAATTTCACCGATATCTTTATTCGCCGGCCGGTTTTGGCTATGGTGGTGAGCTTGCTCCTGGTGGTGCTGGGATTACGTTCACTGTTTAGTCTGCCCATCAATCAATATCCCAAAACACAAAATGCGGTTGTCACCATTTCGACCACCTATTACGGTGCCGATGCGCAGACCATAGCGGGCTTTATTACCCAACCGCTGGAGTCCGCCATTGCGCAGGCGCAAGGGATTGATTATTTATCGTCCAGCAGCAGCAGCGGCGTTTCGACCATCACGGCGACTTTGCGGTTGAACTATGACGCCAATCGTGCACTGACCGAAATCAACACCCAAGTCAGCTCGGTCAAAAATCAGTTGCCAGCGCAGGCGCAGCAACCGGTATTGACAGTTCAAACCGGCCAGACCACAGATGCCATGTATCTGGGGTTTTATAGCAACACGCTGCCGACTAATAATGTGACCGATTTTTTGAGCAGGGTGGTGAAACCGAAGCTGGACTCGGTAGACGGCGTCCAGACCGCCGAACTGTTGGGAGCGCGCTTGTTCGCCCTGCGTGCATGGCTTAACTCTTCCAAAATGGCCGCCTATGGTGTGACCGCCGCCGACGTTAGTACCGCCTTGGCGAATAATAATTACCTCGCAGCGCTGGGATCGACCAAAGGCCAGATGGTCACGATACCGTTAACCGCCGGGACTGATCTCCATTCGGTCGACGAGTTTAAACAGCTCGTGATTAAGAACAGCGGCGACTCTGTGGTTCGGCTTGAGGATCTGGCAACGGTCTCGTTGGGTTCAGAAAATTACGACTTTAACGTGGCCTTTAGTGGCGTGCGTTCGGTTTTCATCGGTATCAAGGTTGCACCAGACGCCAATATTCTGGATGTCGCCAAACGGGTACGGGCAGTTTTTCCAGGGATTCAGTCACAATTACCCGCTGGTCTGAGGGGCGAAATAGTATATGACTCCACCGCGTTTATTAACACCTCGATTAAGGAGGTCATTAAAACGTTGGTTGAGGCGCTGGTGATTGTAACGATCGTGATTTTCCTCTTCCTTGGCAGTTTCCGAGCAGTGCTGGTGCCTGTGATTGCGATGCCGCTGTCACTGATCGGTACCTTCGTTGTGATGCTGGCCTTGGGGTATTCAATCAACTTGCTGACGCTGTTGGCCATCGTGCTGGCAATCGGCCTGGTGGTGGACGATGCGATTATTGTGGTTGAAAACGTTGATCGACATATGAAGGAAGGGAAGTCGCCGATGGATGCGGCCCTGCTGGGCGCCCGCGAACTGGGTAGCCCGATTCTGGCGATGACGGTCGTGTTGATAGCGGTGTATATACCGATTGGTTTTCAGGGTGGTTTGACCGGCGCGTTGTTCACCGAATTTGCATTTACCTTGGCCGGTGCGGTGGCGGTATCGGGCGTCGTTGCCTTGACGTTATCGCCGATGATGTGCTCTCGCTTCTTCCGTCCTGAGCAGGATACTGGCCGGTTTGTACAAAAAATTGATCGGATATTTGAAAAGGTGCACCGCACCTATCAGCGCACGTTGCATTCATTGCTCAACACGTGGCCGGTATTGATCGTCATGGCGGCAATATTGATGGTTGTGCTGGGGTTGATGTTCAAGATGTCACAATCTGAACTGGCACCGGAAGAAGATCAGGGCATCG is a genomic window of Glaciimonas sp. PAMC28666 containing:
- a CDS encoding paraquat-inducible protein A gives rise to the protein MRELPDLIACEGCDAIYQKRSLHHREIAVCVRCGTELGRDFSRARARILPLAVAGLIVFIIANAFPIVEIELQGLTNQTTLFGAVLALYAEGMSLVAFLVLATTILSPALQLIILIYLLVPRSEAVQPPVFRWLLHTMQALRPWGMIEVFLLGVLVAIVKLSNMATVLPGIALWAFGVLTILLAAIISFDPRYLWQTVAASSDEGAP
- a CDS encoding efflux transporter outer membrane subunit, whose amino-acid sequence is MISIKTPDKTRELPVEVNQSIIGQRGRMDQAPSLLRHGLHGLHALHARYVQHVQHARRLYLSLAIGFLLSGCAVGPDFKTPDAPAAGDNYTPAPLPLQTDASPGPAGLAQHFAAGQDIPAQWWSLFQSVALDQLIRDALKRSPNMASAQASLRQAQENLRAQTGSLLLPSVSGQLGITREKASPLNAVGNGVFNLYNASVNVSYTLDVFGANRRQLEGLKATLDYQQFQVEATYLTLTSNLVTTAIQESSLRAQLQATHEILKAQEQQLDVIEKQFSFGAIPRSTILLQRNTVAQTRATIPPLEKNLALTRNQLAVYAGRLPSEPGLPEFDLASLKLPQDLPVSLPSALVRQRPDIRASESLLHQASAQVGVATANLYPQINLTGSYGPVATEFPKLFTSGAAIWSLAAGLTQPIFNGGALTAKRRAAIAAYDVAAANYRGTVLTAFQNVADTLRALDSDASTLKQQAEVESLSRESLDLSTQQFKLGAISYLTLLDAQRTYQQARVGLVQAQAARYADSAALFQALGGGWWNRPTLAAASTGVTLPVSDSSLGTAQTR
- a CDS encoding TetR/AcrR family transcriptional regulator yields the protein MKQKTIAAVVGEVSISSAEENTKKPRLGRPRSGTEAERLDLLLDAATTVFLKEGYGLASIAQIARAAGVSTRTIYETFANKSALLVATVKRLVVNELTKVIEDGVLDTCTPEAALTKLGTVIVTRVISTDAIRLYRLGLAEVARTPDLAENVCKAGPMHTESLVAGYLRAQVDRGTLRIEDPIMAARLFISMVTSAPLHHALFGLMHRIEQTELDQHIESAVKLFLNGTLPRNK
- a CDS encoding efflux RND transporter periplasmic adaptor subunit, whose product is MTKRMLIMLGAVVVLIALLALGFFLHIKKLIASAPKQGAQTISATTIKKVEWQPHLSSVGTMVAVRGVDVTTEIAGLVRTINFKSGDDVKAGQLLVQLNADSDIAQLRSLEANAELSASVLARDKQQFAVQAISQAQIDSDQADLKSKRALAAQQSATVDKKTIRAPFAGKLGITTVNPGQYLNPGDKIVTLQTIDPIYVDFFIPQKQLGGLLVGQVLNLTNDAYANTAFAGKVTAISSKVDPATRNVQVEATVANTKRQLLPGMFANVNVEVGGKKMYLTLPQTAITYNPYGSTVFVIKPAEKKPASKDSSAASNPPNAPKEGDLVVQQVFVTTGETRGDQVAVLTGLEEGQRVVTSGQLKLKNGTAVVINNTVQPLDNPSPTPQEH
- a CDS encoding efflux RND transporter permease subunit: MNFTDIFIRRPVLAMVVSLLLVVLGLRSLFSLPINQYPKTQNAVVTISTTYYGADAQTIAGFITQPLESAIAQAQGIDYLSSSSSSGVSTITATLRLNYDANRALTEINTQVSSVKNQLPAQAQQPVLTVQTGQTTDAMYLGFYSNTLPTNNVTDFLSRVVKPKLDSVDGVQTAELLGARLFALRAWLNSSKMAAYGVTAADVSTALANNNYLAALGSTKGQMVTIPLTAGTDLHSVDEFKQLVIKNSGDSVVRLEDLATVSLGSENYDFNVAFSGVRSVFIGIKVAPDANILDVAKRVRAVFPGIQSQLPAGLRGEIVYDSTAFINTSIKEVIKTLVEALVIVTIVIFLFLGSFRAVLVPVIAMPLSLIGTFVVMLALGYSINLLTLLAIVLAIGLVVDDAIIVVENVDRHMKEGKSPMDAALLGARELGSPILAMTVVLIAVYIPIGFQGGLTGALFTEFAFTLAGAVAVSGVVALTLSPMMCSRFFRPEQDTGRFVQKIDRIFEKVHRTYQRTLHSLLNTWPVLIVMAAILMVVLGLMFKMSQSELAPEEDQGIVLSQVVGAPTATSDQMQTYADQVFKVGKSMSEYSQMFQITGVPTVNAGIGGMLLKSWEDRTRSAKEIQQDLQAQWNKIAGAKIAAFQFPALPGSSGLPVQFVITTTEPFENLNTIAQLVLDKARTSGKFYFIDADLKIDKPQATVVVDRDKIAALGMTQQDVGSALGAALGGGYVNYFSIAGRSYKVIPQVLQVDRLNPAEVLNFYIKTPTGTMIPASTVAHIKYDIVPEAINRFQQLNSVTLSGVSGSSQGDVLAFMRSAVAEVAPSGYTVDYSGQSRQFMQESGGFLVTMLFAVIIVFLALAALFESFRDPIVILVSVPLALFGATMFIFLGFASINIYTEVGLVTLMGLISKHGILIVEVANQLQKTGMAKRQAIEEAAAVRLRPILMTTAAMVFGVLPLVVASGAGAAGRHAMGLVIFTGLSIGTLFTLFVVPAMYLFLAEDHQVAAAKKAPSGKLLQAD